A window of Acidobacteriota bacterium contains these coding sequences:
- a CDS encoding nucleotidyltransferase, with protein MIPSAHPASPPVSAARLDEICRRYQVRELSVFGSVARGEDRDESDIDLLVEFLPGATPDLVDFAGLMQELSAAFGRHVDLVSKHSLSARIRPSVLADARPLYAV; from the coding sequence ATGATCCCGAGCGCCCATCCCGCGTCGCCGCCGGTTAGCGCAGCGCGACTTGACGAGATCTGCCGTCGCTACCAGGTACGTGAGCTTTCGGTCTTCGGCTCGGTAGCGCGGGGAGAGGACCGGGACGAAAGCGACATCGACCTCCTGGTCGAGTTTCTGCCCGGAGCGACTCCCGACCTGGTCGACTTCGCAGGGCTCATGCAGGAGCTGTCGGCAGCCTTTGGCAGGCATGTAGATTTGGTCTCCAAGCATAGCCTTAGCGCGCGAATTCGTCCCTCAGTGTTAGCCGACGCCCGGCCTCTGTATGCGGTCTGA
- a CDS encoding DUF86 domain-containing protein, which yields MESQSGGFRESELVRSAVVQKLSVIGEAASRLSKDFRDRQAGIPWPQVIAFRDLLIHA from the coding sequence CTGGAGTCCCAGTCCGGCGGGTTCCGTGAATCGGAGCTGGTTCGGAGCGCGGTCGTGCAGAAGCTCTCTGTCATCGGCGAAGCTGCCAGCCGATTATCAAAGGATTTCCGGGACCGTCAAGCCGGGATACCGTGGCCCCAAGTGATCGCGTTTCGGGACCTCCTGATTCACGCCTAG
- a CDS encoding restriction endonuclease: MGASVKRFEVSWQEYETYVFSTLSRLIPGAKVERDIRLPGIVSGRQRQVDVLVRKACGPFELTIAVDCKHHRRKVTVSDVDRFLGTLEDVRISKGVLVSAAGYTKSAYRRAEKASRDIELKIIDAERLSEFQHIGCALLWKGSVAALCSPPSGWVVDNQTAPNSFQFSMYLLGHSRESAMRHGAFLYGNIVLKTKPEPTMEAIASRHEVAVLAECPGASFERLTPIKRESWAGRTPEDTIFRIGRVGAGYRGPEYSVYIDHPEGVLVLVLLCPEGEDRLYVPALKWVATKALMMECSYGATPPAEVGSDRIG; this comes from the coding sequence ATGGGAGCGAGTGTGAAGCGATTCGAAGTCAGCTGGCAGGAATACGAAACCTACGTATTCAGCACACTGAGCCGTCTAATCCCGGGCGCAAAAGTGGAACGAGACATCCGGCTGCCTGGAATAGTGTCCGGCCGCCAGCGACAGGTCGATGTCCTCGTCCGCAAGGCATGCGGCCCATTCGAGTTGACGATCGCTGTAGACTGCAAGCACCACCGGCGTAAAGTCACGGTAAGCGACGTAGATCGGTTCCTCGGCACGCTGGAGGACGTACGAATCAGCAAAGGCGTGCTTGTATCTGCCGCGGGCTACACAAAATCTGCGTACCGGCGAGCCGAAAAAGCGTCAAGGGATATCGAATTGAAAATAATCGACGCCGAGCGACTCTCTGAATTTCAACACATCGGCTGCGCGCTCCTCTGGAAAGGTTCGGTTGCTGCCCTTTGCAGCCCGCCTAGCGGCTGGGTCGTCGATAACCAGACAGCACCGAACTCGTTCCAATTTTCCATGTATTTACTTGGGCACAGCCGAGAATCCGCGATGCGACACGGTGCGTTCTTGTATGGAAACATTGTTCTCAAGACAAAACCGGAGCCAACCATGGAGGCAATTGCGTCGCGACATGAGGTCGCGGTGCTGGCCGAGTGCCCTGGGGCGTCGTTTGAGCGGCTCACGCCGATCAAGCGAGAGAGCTGGGCGGGTCGAACCCCCGAGGACACAATTTTCAGGATAGGCCGGGTCGGCGCGGGGTATCGGGGGCCCGAATATTCCGTGTATATCGATCACCCCGAAGGCGTCCTAGTGCTCGTGCTGCTGTGTCCCGAAGGTGAAGATCGCCTGTATGTGCCCGCGCTGAAATGGGTTGCAACGAAGGCGCTAATGATGGAGTGCAGCTACGGTGCCACGCCTCCCGCCGAGGTAGGGAGCGACCGCATTGGGTGA
- a CDS encoding helix-turn-helix domain-containing protein, with protein sequence MVVPGTDLLRPREAAQLLGVSYPTLKQWIYRKKIQTVRTAGGHHRIPRSEVDRWLRHTGASAFVARNLGKRISGRNQLIGRVVEIRRSGLLAQVKLSISGQTVTSLITADAVRAMGLKVGDLAAALIKSTEVMIILP encoded by the coding sequence ATGGTTGTGCCCGGCACCGACTTGCTCAGACCGCGCGAGGCCGCTCAGCTTCTGGGCGTGAGCTATCCGACCCTGAAGCAATGGATCTACCGGAAAAAGATTCAAACGGTGCGGACCGCCGGCGGCCATCATCGCATTCCGCGCAGCGAGGTGGATCGCTGGCTGCGGCATACGGGGGCGTCCGCGTTCGTCGCCCGCAACCTGGGGAAACGCATCAGCGGCCGCAATCAGTTGATCGGGCGGGTGGTGGAGATTCGGCGGAGTGGTTTACTTGCCCAGGTAAAGCTTTCGATTTCGGGACAGACCGTAACCTCGCTGATCACTGCAGATGCGGTGCGCGCCATGGGGTTGAAGGTCGGCGATCTCGCGGCGGCACTGATCAAATCCACGGAAGTGATGATCATCCTGCCGTAG
- a CDS encoding carboxypeptidase regulatory-like domain-containing protein, producing the protein MLRRLCLIAAGLLLTLPLWSQATARISGLVTDASGATIAGAAISVTSSQTGWVRHARTSAHGFYQVAALPAGSYRVAATKSGFAAQGHGGVGLAVGQSATVDLRLRLGGQSQRVSVGGRAAVVSVTSAGAAGLVEGQTVRDLPLNGRSYDQLLTLNPGVVNFTAEKVGGVGVSNSTVANDFAVSGNRPQQNLFLLNGIEFTGAAENNMQPGGVSGQLLGADAVAEVNTRDDSYNATYGKRPGAQVQIVTRGGGDAWHGSVYEYLRNNVMDARNFFDRERTPGLQRHQFGAAAGGPLQRGRTFLFVNAEGFNQHLHQTGVDLVPDAQARQGLLPCALVSHALQSCPPSGLVPVGVNPGVASWLNLWPAPAANSPDLGGIAEVFNQPLQTIRDGFFTSRLDRVASPRDLITVVYTLDESSDHTPTRSNAFSTDIESLGEQVVSLEQNFAISPDAVNVLRAGYSRAAYFYTGEPTPGTPAAAVPGFLQGLPPGAVVVGGSAASNPAAQLSLAGSNNGSQLNLTRNLFTAEDTLTLTRGRDTLQAGYWAQRVESNEDLALSQYGQASFTGLQALLAGKISTFLFDPSPTEMYWRSWLGAPYLDDTFRWRPNLLIEIGYRGEFTTGWNEAQGHAANFILRDGVLQTQPRIARSAFTVNRATFLSEPRLGLSWSPFAATVLRAGFGLYNDLQDALGYRLDQNAPFNPTYSLANIAAAQLPIAPGAIPAAAKVLPAGVQPDLYTPTLVSWSMRVEHALGANSSASLGYVGSHGYHEILSLDDNEPVPVRCPSRQCPASYPGNFPAGIAGTPVPTGADYIPTGTPRRNPALGAAWAWYSEGNSSYNALQLEVRHRFGAGSLRGAYTWSKALDDGDSLNSTAAGNAPGLVSDPANLHADWGPATYNVTQAAVVEAAVPLPRGWTLTSILTLQSGFPFTPQLSYNPSNNGDSKNPVRPFQNPNFSGPVIVGRPGEWFNPAAFLAPPPGSGFYGNAGRNSLAGPGLADWDLSMARDLALGERWHVRLSADAFNVLNHANFRTPNAVVFTPAGASPTAGVVTATSTPSRQIQLGLRVVW; encoded by the coding sequence ATGCTTCGCCGGCTTTGCCTGATTGCGGCGGGCCTGCTCCTGACGTTGCCGCTTTGGAGCCAGGCCACGGCGCGGATTTCTGGACTGGTAACCGACGCCTCGGGCGCGACCATCGCGGGCGCCGCGATCAGCGTGACCAGTTCGCAGACGGGGTGGGTGCGACACGCTAGGACCAGCGCGCACGGCTTCTACCAGGTGGCGGCGCTGCCGGCGGGTTCGTATCGCGTGGCCGCCACTAAATCCGGCTTTGCCGCTCAGGGCCATGGTGGCGTGGGCCTGGCGGTGGGGCAATCGGCCACAGTCGATCTGCGCCTGCGCCTGGGCGGCCAGAGCCAGCGGGTCTCCGTCGGCGGCCGGGCCGCCGTGGTTTCCGTCACCTCAGCCGGCGCCGCCGGCCTGGTCGAGGGGCAAACGGTCCGCGACCTGCCGCTGAACGGCCGCAGCTACGACCAGTTGCTCACCCTCAACCCAGGGGTAGTCAACTTCACCGCCGAGAAGGTGGGCGGGGTCGGGGTATCCAACTCCACCGTGGCCAACGATTTTGCCGTCAGCGGTAACCGTCCGCAGCAAAATCTGTTTCTGCTGAACGGCATCGAATTCACCGGCGCGGCCGAGAATAACATGCAACCGGGCGGGGTGAGTGGCCAGTTGCTGGGGGCGGACGCGGTGGCCGAGGTCAACACCCGCGACGATTCCTACAACGCCACCTACGGCAAGCGCCCGGGCGCGCAGGTGCAGATCGTCACCCGCGGCGGCGGTGACGCGTGGCACGGCAGCGTGTACGAATACCTGCGCAACAACGTGATGGATGCGCGTAACTTCTTCGATCGCGAGCGTACGCCGGGCTTGCAGCGCCATCAATTTGGCGCAGCCGCCGGCGGCCCGCTGCAACGCGGCAGAACCTTCCTGTTTGTCAACGCCGAAGGCTTCAACCAGCATCTGCATCAAACCGGCGTGGATCTCGTGCCCGACGCCCAGGCGCGCCAGGGCCTGCTGCCCTGCGCCCTCGTCAGCCATGCCCTGCAGTCCTGCCCACCCTCGGGCCTGGTGCCGGTGGGCGTCAACCCCGGCGTTGCCTCCTGGCTCAACCTCTGGCCGGCGCCGGCAGCCAACTCGCCCGACCTGGGCGGCATCGCCGAAGTCTTCAATCAACCCCTGCAGACCATCCGCGACGGTTTCTTCACCTCCCGCCTCGACCGCGTGGCGTCGCCGCGTGACTTGATCACCGTGGTCTACACGCTCGATGAAAGCTCCGACCACACCCCGACCCGCAGCAACGCCTTCAGCACCGATATTGAGTCGCTGGGTGAACAGGTCGTCAGCCTGGAGCAGAACTTTGCCATCTCACCGGATGCGGTCAATGTCCTGCGCGCCGGCTACTCCCGCGCCGCCTACTTCTACACCGGGGAACCGACCCCGGGCACACCCGCGGCCGCCGTGCCGGGATTTCTCCAGGGGTTGCCGCCGGGAGCGGTGGTGGTCGGCGGCAGCGCCGCCTCCAATCCCGCCGCGCAACTCAGCCTTGCCGGCAGCAACAACGGCAGCCAGTTGAACCTGACGCGCAACCTTTTTACCGCCGAGGACACCCTCACCCTGACCCGCGGCCGCGACACCCTGCAGGCCGGCTACTGGGCGCAGCGCGTCGAATCAAACGAGGATTTGGCGCTCAGCCAATACGGCCAGGCGAGCTTCACAGGCTTGCAGGCGTTGCTTGCGGGCAAAATCAGCACCTTCCTGTTTGACCCTTCGCCAACCGAAATGTACTGGCGAAGCTGGCTGGGCGCGCCCTACCTGGACGACACCTTCCGCTGGCGGCCGAACCTGCTGATCGAGATCGGCTACCGGGGCGAGTTCACCACCGGGTGGAACGAAGCCCAGGGACACGCGGCCAACTTCATCCTCCGTGACGGCGTACTGCAGACACAGCCGCGGATCGCCCGCTCCGCATTCACCGTCAACCGCGCTACCTTCCTGTCGGAACCGCGTCTCGGCCTCTCCTGGAGCCCCTTCGCCGCAACCGTGCTTCGCGCCGGCTTTGGCCTGTACAACGATCTGCAGGATGCGCTCGGCTACCGCCTCGACCAAAACGCTCCCTTCAACCCCACCTACAGCCTCGCCAACATCGCTGCCGCCCAGCTCCCGATCGCACCTGGCGCCATCCCCGCCGCCGCGAAAGTCCTGCCCGCTGGAGTCCAACCCGATCTCTACACGCCTACGCTGGTGTCGTGGTCGATGCGCGTCGAGCACGCCTTGGGCGCGAACAGCAGCGCCAGCCTGGGCTATGTCGGCTCGCACGGTTACCATGAAATCCTCAGCCTCGACGACAACGAACCCGTGCCGGTGCGCTGTCCCTCGAGGCAGTGTCCCGCGTCGTATCCCGGCAATTTTCCCGCCGGCATCGCCGGCACGCCGGTGCCGACGGGCGCCGACTATATTCCCACCGGCACGCCACGCAGAAACCCCGCCCTCGGCGCCGCCTGGGCGTGGTACTCGGAGGGCAACAGCTCCTATAACGCGTTGCAGCTCGAGGTGCGCCACCGTTTCGGCGCCGGCAGTTTGCGCGGTGCCTACACCTGGTCCAAGGCGCTCGACGACGGCGACTCGCTCAACTCGACCGCTGCCGGCAATGCGCCCGGCCTGGTCTCCGACCCCGCCAACCTGCACGCCGACTGGGGTCCGGCGACCTACAACGTCACCCAGGCCGCCGTGGTCGAGGCCGCGGTGCCGCTGCCGCGCGGCTGGACGCTGACGTCCATCCTGACCTTGCAGTCGGGCTTCCCGTTCACGCCACAGTTGAGCTACAACCCGTCGAACAATGGCGATTCCAAAAATCCGGTCCGGCCATTCCAGAACCCCAACTTCTCCGGCCCGGTCATCGTAGGCCGGCCCGGTGAGTGGTTCAATCCCGCGGCCTTTCTCGCGCCGCCGCCCGGCAGCGGCTTCTACGGCAATGCCGGCCGCAACAGCCTAGCCGGCCCCGGCCTGGCAGATTGGGACCTTTCGATGGCGAGGGATCTGGCGCTCGGCGAACGCTGGCACGTTCGTCTCAGTGCCGACGCTTTTAACGTCCTCAACCACGCCAACTTTAGGACCCCCAACGCCGTCGTCTTCACTCCCGCCGGCGCCTCGCCCACCGCCGGCGTCGTCACCGCGACCTCGACCCCGTCGCGCCAAATCCAACTCGGTCTGCGCGTCGTGTGGTAA